In Chitinophaga nivalis, a single genomic region encodes these proteins:
- a CDS encoding bleomycin resistance protein, which translates to MKEYAIPMLPSTAMKETLAFYTAMGFVITYQQQAPNTYVCMKIRDIELHFFSLKQIKPESNFSTCYLIVDNIDLLFQSFTAGLKEKLGKVPVKGIPRINPLKDMPSYGVRQFVVVDPSGNYIRIGQPIKKEQSLLFEENGQKPMAGTPLQKAYELGNRLANGKDDIDKAAKVLDAALQAADETDLLHLFKVVSLRIDIADRQNDTTLIAALSIKGKELLTKITDHTPIEADLQAFEKYSG; encoded by the coding sequence ATGAAAGAATATGCTATTCCTATGTTACCGAGTACTGCGATGAAAGAAACCCTTGCATTTTACACGGCTATGGGATTCGTCATCACATATCAGCAGCAGGCGCCCAATACCTATGTATGCATGAAAATACGGGATATTGAACTCCATTTCTTTTCTTTAAAACAAATTAAACCGGAAAGTAACTTCAGTACCTGTTACTTAATTGTAGACAATATTGATCTCTTATTCCAATCCTTTACTGCCGGGTTAAAGGAAAAACTCGGTAAAGTACCGGTGAAAGGTATCCCCCGGATTAATCCACTGAAAGATATGCCCAGTTATGGTGTCCGGCAATTTGTAGTGGTAGACCCATCCGGTAACTATATCCGCATAGGACAACCCATTAAAAAAGAACAAAGTCTTTTATTTGAAGAGAACGGACAAAAGCCGATGGCCGGAACGCCCTTGCAAAAAGCATATGAATTGGGAAACCGATTAGCTAATGGTAAAGATGATATCGATAAAGCAGCAAAAGTATTGGATGCAGCCCTGCAAGCGGCTGATGAAACAGATTTGCTGCATCTCTTTAAGGTCGTGTCGTTACGCATAGATATTGCCGACCGACAAAATGATACCACATTGATCGCCGCGCTTTCCATAAAAGGCAAGGAGCTGTTGACAAAAATAACCGATCATACTCCGATCGAAGCAGATCTGCAGGCATTCGAAAAATATAGCGGGTAA
- a CDS encoding Crp/Fnr family transcriptional regulator gives MTNLELLRKHIEQYIPITDQEFEQFTTNFHHRKIKKKAFLLREDDICQYEAFVTKGCFRIYYLDEKGYAQILYFAVEGWWATDIDSFTNQRPSILNIEALEDSEVLLINKPHKDILYDTLPKVEKMFRIMNQKSLVTLQRRIISSLGKTADKRYLEFIEKYPDLAQRLNQQQLAAYLGISHEFLSKIRKKLAGK, from the coding sequence ATGACCAATCTTGAACTACTCAGAAAACATATCGAACAATACATTCCCATCACGGATCAGGAGTTTGAACAGTTTACGACCAACTTCCATCACAGGAAGATAAAGAAAAAGGCCTTCCTTTTAAGGGAAGATGACATCTGCCAATATGAAGCCTTTGTCACCAAAGGTTGTTTCCGCATTTACTATCTGGACGAAAAAGGATATGCACAGATCCTCTACTTTGCCGTAGAAGGCTGGTGGGCCACCGATATCGACAGTTTCACCAACCAGCGACCCTCCATTCTCAATATTGAAGCATTGGAAGATAGTGAAGTACTACTGATTAATAAACCGCATAAAGATATTTTATACGACACCTTACCTAAAGTAGAAAAGATGTTCCGGATCATGAACCAGAAATCATTGGTGACACTACAGCGCCGGATCATTTCTTCATTGGGCAAGACTGCCGACAAACGTTACCTGGAATTCATCGAAAAATATCCGGATCTGGCGCAACGCCTCAACCAGCAACAGCTGGCTGCCTACCTGGGCATATCACACGAATTTTTAAGCAAGATCAGAAAAAAACTGGCTGGTAAGTAA
- a CDS encoding cysteine hydrolase family protein has product MKTALLIIDVQNDYFEGGAHTLVNAAQAGQQVQQVLQTARKQQLPVVHIQHLAVNEGADFFLPNTTGAHIHACANPLPGETVITKNYPNSFRATTLLAHLQEHHITHLVICGMMTDVCVDATVRAAMDLGFTTTVIGDACATRNRELYGQTINADTIHQAYLAGMTALGGLYAQVIPAATFMA; this is encoded by the coding sequence ATGAAAACAGCCTTACTGATTATTGATGTACAAAATGATTACTTTGAAGGTGGCGCACACACACTGGTAAATGCCGCGCAGGCAGGGCAACAGGTACAACAGGTATTACAGACCGCCAGAAAACAACAACTGCCGGTCGTACATATCCAACACCTTGCTGTTAATGAAGGCGCCGATTTCTTTCTACCCAATACTACCGGCGCTCATATACATGCCTGTGCAAATCCGCTTCCCGGGGAAACAGTCATCACCAAAAACTATCCGAACAGTTTCAGAGCTACCACATTACTGGCACATCTCCAGGAACACCACATCACGCACCTGGTTATCTGCGGTATGATGACAGATGTATGTGTAGACGCTACGGTTAGAGCAGCCATGGATCTGGGCTTTACGACAACAGTTATTGGCGATGCCTGTGCTACCCGCAACCGGGAGCTGTATGGCCAGACCATCAATGCTGACACCATCCACCAGGCTTATCTGGCCGGTATGACTGCCCTTGGCGGACTGTATGCGCAGGTAATCCCGGCAGCAACGTTTATGGCATAA
- a CDS encoding DUF3108 domain-containing protein — MPKPTRTTGFFSALLLTATAGICTAQTATTPENIPFEKKWLKSGKSEMACFVLNGGRQIDIGTFAIDIQLNSEHLSIYTTLHLAGNNGQRIDTSIADARTFKPLYRSSFDKSKEVLLKYGKEVTGYYYEKQGAKRTKVKEPINESFLDSYCYPYLLGLLPLSSGYSVSMPVYDYRPENNQHISKAVVQEVKSNMYVSKLTGAHKVWQVSVFEEATNDKYIYYLDKETRRMWKVDIFSKGQQLLMVDKEIDFNPFKSTFDKVATLKLLNEGTAVITGQAFARDNENEGMLSGMAVLNVNKKQFAPAGVSIVLIPYTDFFKEWLKLNESSRKKGISIPLPQEVAECIKVTTVYDDKGHFEFVNLMPGDYLLYTEFGYKHTSKRTEVVGYTDTYINGLFQGTSTNTVSNSYNVNASASVKKVVSIDKAGEKVEVKLKKTL, encoded by the coding sequence ATGCCTAAGCCCACCCGGACAACGGGATTTTTTTCTGCATTACTGCTCACCGCAACAGCAGGAATATGTACCGCACAAACAGCCACCACACCGGAAAATATTCCCTTTGAAAAGAAATGGCTGAAAAGCGGGAAGTCTGAAATGGCTTGTTTCGTACTCAATGGCGGCCGGCAGATAGACATTGGCACATTTGCCATTGATATCCAACTCAATAGTGAACATTTATCTATCTACACGACTTTGCATCTGGCGGGAAACAATGGCCAGCGGATAGATACCAGTATTGCTGATGCCCGTACTTTCAAACCCCTATATCGTTCTTCCTTTGATAAGAGCAAGGAAGTATTACTAAAGTATGGAAAAGAAGTCACCGGTTATTATTACGAAAAACAAGGTGCCAAAAGAACGAAGGTGAAGGAACCTATTAATGAAAGCTTCCTGGATAGCTATTGTTATCCTTACCTGCTGGGATTACTTCCGCTGTCTTCGGGATATAGTGTAAGCATGCCCGTATATGATTACCGGCCGGAGAATAATCAGCATATCAGCAAGGCAGTGGTACAGGAAGTGAAAAGCAATATGTATGTCAGCAAACTGACCGGTGCACATAAGGTTTGGCAGGTGAGTGTTTTTGAAGAGGCTACCAATGATAAGTACATCTATTACCTGGATAAGGAAACCCGCAGAATGTGGAAGGTAGACATATTTTCAAAAGGCCAGCAACTGCTGATGGTGGATAAGGAAATTGATTTTAATCCCTTCAAAAGTACTTTTGATAAAGTGGCCACTTTAAAACTGCTTAATGAAGGTACAGCGGTGATCACCGGGCAGGCTTTTGCCAGAGACAACGAAAATGAAGGGATGCTGAGTGGGATGGCAGTACTCAATGTAAACAAGAAGCAATTTGCCCCGGCCGGCGTTTCCATTGTTTTAATTCCCTACACCGATTTTTTCAAAGAGTGGCTAAAGTTAAATGAATCATCCAGAAAGAAAGGCATATCTATTCCACTGCCACAGGAAGTAGCGGAGTGTATAAAAGTAACTACTGTCTATGATGACAAGGGGCATTTTGAATTCGTGAACCTGATGCCGGGAGACTATTTACTATACACGGAATTTGGTTATAAGCATACTTCCAAACGTACGGAGGTCGTGGGTTATACGGATACTTACATCAATGGTTTGTTTCAGGGTACATCCACTAATACGGTCAGCAACAGTTATAATGTCAATGCGTCGGCCAGTGTAAAAAAGGTGGTAAGTATAGATAAAGCCGGAGAGAAGGTAGAGGTAAAATTAAAGAAAACACTGTAG
- a CDS encoding TetR/AcrR family transcriptional regulator, with protein MTRKRQFTREQYTTAARLIVQTEGAHNLSFQAVSVRLGASRGAITHNFPTKRHLVVAMIEDTLARAATIIEAEIAKTPDSNNPVFTGFIRAIADPSGQLIQLWKGMFNAGIMEDPPLTDLYTGFYERYWQRITAEVKDPVRAIIIWAALEGLELYEVYYQTPFTKEQRNAALQKLLEDAVHV; from the coding sequence ATGACTAGAAAGCGGCAGTTCACCCGTGAACAATATACCACTGCTGCCCGGCTGATCGTACAAACGGAAGGAGCGCACAATCTCTCTTTCCAGGCGGTTTCCGTCAGGTTAGGGGCCAGTAGAGGGGCAATTACCCATAATTTTCCTACCAAACGTCACCTGGTGGTGGCAATGATAGAAGATACACTGGCCCGGGCAGCAACAATCATTGAAGCAGAAATAGCGAAAACACCGGATAGCAACAACCCGGTATTTACAGGCTTCATTCGTGCCATCGCTGATCCATCCGGACAGCTCATACAACTGTGGAAAGGTATGTTCAACGCGGGTATTATGGAAGATCCTCCCCTCACCGATTTATATACCGGCTTCTACGAACGTTACTGGCAAAGGATTACGGCCGAAGTAAAGGACCCCGTGCGCGCCATCATTATCTGGGCAGCATTGGAAGGGTTGGAGCTATATGAGGTGTATTACCAGACACCCTTCACAAAAGAACAGCGGAACGCTGCGCTGCAAAAGCTCCTGGAAGACGCTGTTCATGTGTAA
- a CDS encoding YjhX family toxin, producing MNNIKKKDRKVTNISKTERRVLEALSRGGRVISYKDERGKIVEVLCLSAEGNHLDKCDLELFKRLKTKRLIMSIDGGPYNITRAGNDAL from the coding sequence ATGAATAACATTAAAAAGAAAGACAGAAAAGTAACCAATATATCCAAAACGGAAAGACGTGTATTAGAAGCCTTATCCAGAGGCGGCCGGGTTATTTCCTATAAAGATGAAAGAGGAAAAATTGTGGAAGTACTGTGCCTGAGTGCAGAAGGCAATCACCTGGATAAGTGCGACCTGGAGCTATTTAAAAGGCTCAAAACAAAGCGACTCATCATGAGCATTGATGGCGGCCCATACAATATTACCAGGGCTGGTAACGATGCCCTCTAA
- a CDS encoding ABC transporter permease, protein MKEFIRLLKREFKLFIGNATLRTVFFLAPVFYATLLGFVYKSGKVESTPVIVIDKDNTPLSNQLVEMLGDNKTIKILKYVQEPANINDEVIRQEASAVVMIPARFEAGILQKKYPEVNVYVNTGNVLTANFASKALQLTIGTFSAGVSIKALQKMGMPATRAVTQYEPFKTNYITLFNTTSNYLIFMWPAMLAVVLQQVILLAMAVSFAAEFQGGSFVQEYERLRHWAFPTMLIKVIPVWVFSILIVSIYYVMHILFHVPLPEGIWNFIWLTAFFVGAASFLGVFISILIPDALKATQILMVIASPAFIISGFTWPLNAMPGFVQFIANIIPLTPFLQAFKILLIQKGGVALTYPYIKHLGILLVVYAFMGWLALKIKLWLLFRAASKGKTDRIS, encoded by the coding sequence ATGAAAGAATTTATCCGATTGTTGAAACGTGAGTTCAAGTTATTTATTGGCAATGCTACCTTGCGCACAGTATTCTTTCTCGCACCGGTTTTTTACGCTACACTACTGGGGTTTGTGTATAAAAGCGGGAAAGTGGAGAGTACGCCCGTCATCGTGATTGATAAGGATAATACCCCCTTATCCAATCAGCTGGTAGAAATGCTGGGAGATAATAAGACGATTAAAATATTGAAATATGTACAGGAGCCTGCCAATATCAATGATGAAGTGATCCGGCAGGAAGCATCCGCGGTGGTGATGATTCCCGCCCGGTTTGAGGCGGGCATATTGCAGAAAAAATATCCGGAAGTCAATGTATATGTCAACACCGGAAATGTGTTGACGGCTAACTTTGCATCCAAGGCATTGCAGCTGACCATTGGTACCTTTTCTGCAGGGGTCTCCATCAAAGCGCTGCAAAAAATGGGAATGCCTGCTACCAGAGCGGTTACGCAATATGAGCCCTTTAAAACCAACTATATTACCCTTTTCAATACCACCAGTAATTACCTGATATTTATGTGGCCGGCTATGCTGGCAGTGGTATTGCAACAAGTTATTCTGCTGGCGATGGCAGTTAGTTTTGCGGCCGAGTTCCAGGGTGGTTCGTTTGTGCAGGAGTATGAGCGTTTGCGGCATTGGGCTTTCCCCACGATGCTGATAAAGGTGATCCCGGTATGGGTTTTCTCTATCCTCATCGTGTCGATATACTATGTCATGCATATACTGTTCCATGTGCCATTGCCGGAAGGGATTTGGAATTTCATCTGGCTGACGGCCTTTTTTGTGGGGGCTGCTTCTTTCCTGGGTGTATTTATCAGCATCCTGATTCCGGATGCTTTAAAAGCTACCCAGATATTGATGGTCATCGCTTCGCCGGCTTTCATCATCAGTGGTTTTACCTGGCCACTCAATGCCATGCCGGGTTTCGTACAGTTTATCGCTAACATTATTCCATTGACGCCCTTCCTGCAGGCCTTTAAAATCCTGTTGATCCAAAAGGGAGGCGTTGCACTTACGTACCCTTACATCAAACACCTGGGTATTTTATTGGTGGTATATGCTTTCATGGGATGGCTGGCATTGAAAATAAAATTATGGCTGTTGTTCCGCGCGGCATCAAAAGGAAAGACAGATCGGATCAGCTAA
- a CDS encoding HlyD family secretion protein produces the protein MRITTCILFISLLALMSCSSRKRGADNFEGKAKKDVISFAPKITGRILKIYVAEGQTVKRGDTLALLDAPEVSAKIAQAEGAVSAATAQEQMARNGATADQMKQLQAKYKGLKEQYEFAQKSFARASNMFNDSLMAPQAYDEIYAKLQGAKAQYDAVVAELDDVKKGTRIEKVNMAAGQASQAKGALQEANVAFAERYVIATNDMEIETISLNPGELATAGFALFNGYIPGSTYFRFTIPESRISKYKKGEDVKLEVVYNKEELVGTIAYIKQLTRYADITTAYPDYQLQDAVYEIKVQPKDINKTKEILVNASVILK, from the coding sequence ATGAGAATAACTACCTGCATATTATTTATCAGTTTACTGGCACTCATGAGTTGCAGCTCCCGGAAGCGGGGGGCCGACAACTTCGAGGGAAAAGCAAAAAAAGATGTGATCTCTTTTGCGCCAAAGATCACGGGCAGGATACTGAAAATTTATGTAGCCGAAGGGCAGACGGTAAAGAGAGGGGATACCCTGGCTTTACTGGATGCACCGGAAGTTTCCGCGAAAATAGCGCAGGCGGAGGGGGCTGTCAGTGCAGCAACCGCACAGGAGCAAATGGCGCGTAACGGCGCTACTGCTGACCAGATGAAACAACTGCAGGCGAAGTACAAGGGGTTGAAAGAGCAATATGAATTTGCACAAAAATCATTTGCGAGGGCCAGTAATATGTTTAACGACAGTCTGATGGCGCCCCAGGCGTACGATGAAATCTATGCGAAGCTGCAAGGAGCCAAAGCGCAGTATGATGCTGTGGTCGCAGAACTGGATGATGTCAAAAAAGGTACCCGCATTGAAAAGGTAAACATGGCTGCGGGCCAGGCTTCCCAGGCCAAAGGCGCTTTGCAGGAAGCCAATGTGGCCTTTGCCGAACGATATGTCATTGCCACCAATGATATGGAAATAGAAACGATCAGCCTGAACCCGGGAGAGCTGGCAACAGCAGGTTTTGCGCTGTTCAACGGATATATTCCGGGGAGTACCTATTTCCGGTTTACCATACCGGAAAGCAGGATCTCAAAGTATAAAAAGGGAGAAGACGTAAAACTGGAAGTTGTTTACAACAAGGAAGAACTGGTGGGTACCATCGCCTATATCAAACAACTGACCCGTTATGCGGATATTACGACTGCCTATCCCGACTATCAGTTGCAGGATGCAGTGTATGAGATTAAAGTGCAACCAAAAGATATCAATAAGACCAAAGAGATATTGGTAAATGCGAGTGTTATACTGAAATAA
- a CDS encoding TolC family protein has protein sequence MKSKLFFLLLSLIFYNFCKAQTAPGFKELLDSAMVRDADLKGQLAKNKLTGLDQHKLKDIYLPTLEVSGMAGYLNATTRLISPELNLQPFLEIPEGKYNNNINVSGFSGLAKADAKMLLYSGGKVKYLSKALGEKKLSEDVLLEKTADEVAAVISRAYDQLALVHQSKKVLDEGKRRLDANRKTADKALGYGLITPYDHKKIELAQATLDAKVAEYEGKKELLLTQLEVLTGISKERLRLIDPVLAALALNTPGKTIEDRAEVRALNHGINASGYKIKAEQTWWIPKVQLMASTAYMGLYGARVKSSDNIIPAIPAINYPGRKLDWRPTNLNVFPVFMGGIGFKWEIFDGREGKHAIEKARIDQELLQNQKYDALRKLTLNQANNQSNYDIANAQIALKKKQKEVAGNALVQAEKEFRYGMTKSTQLIEAENDLEMAELDYQNAIFNQRRAAIEVMRSTQELDISKLY, from the coding sequence ATGAAGAGTAAGCTGTTTTTCCTGCTCCTATCACTTATATTCTATAATTTTTGTAAAGCTCAAACAGCGCCTGGCTTTAAAGAATTGCTGGATAGCGCTATGGTACGGGACGCAGACCTGAAAGGCCAACTTGCCAAAAATAAGCTAACCGGTCTTGATCAGCATAAACTGAAGGATATTTATCTCCCTACGCTGGAAGTCAGCGGGATGGCGGGTTATCTCAATGCTACCACACGTCTCATTTCCCCGGAATTGAATTTGCAACCTTTTCTGGAAATACCGGAAGGGAAATACAACAATAATATCAATGTATCTGGTTTCTCCGGCCTGGCCAAGGCAGATGCCAAGATGTTGCTGTATTCCGGCGGAAAAGTAAAATATCTCAGCAAAGCTTTGGGAGAGAAAAAATTATCAGAAGATGTGTTGCTGGAAAAAACAGCAGATGAAGTGGCGGCTGTTATTTCCAGGGCCTACGATCAGCTGGCATTGGTACATCAATCGAAAAAAGTGCTGGATGAAGGTAAGCGAAGACTGGATGCCAATCGCAAAACGGCAGATAAGGCATTGGGCTATGGCCTGATAACACCGTATGATCATAAAAAAATTGAACTGGCACAGGCTACCCTGGATGCTAAAGTAGCAGAGTACGAAGGGAAAAAAGAACTGTTGCTGACCCAACTGGAGGTATTAACAGGTATCAGCAAGGAAAGGCTTCGGCTGATTGATCCGGTGCTGGCAGCATTGGCCCTCAATACACCCGGAAAAACAATTGAAGACCGCGCAGAGGTACGGGCATTAAACCACGGTATCAACGCCTCCGGCTATAAAATAAAGGCGGAACAGACCTGGTGGATTCCCAAGGTACAATTGATGGCATCTACTGCGTATATGGGCCTGTATGGTGCACGGGTGAAATCGTCCGACAACATTATACCCGCTATTCCGGCTATCAATTATCCGGGCCGGAAGCTGGACTGGCGGCCTACGAATCTGAATGTTTTTCCCGTGTTCATGGGAGGCATTGGATTTAAGTGGGAAATTTTTGATGGCAGGGAAGGTAAACATGCCATTGAAAAAGCCCGTATAGACCAGGAACTGCTGCAAAATCAGAAATATGATGCCTTGCGTAAGCTCACCTTAAACCAGGCGAATAATCAATCTAATTACGATATCGCCAACGCGCAGATTGCCCTGAAGAAAAAACAGAAGGAAGTGGCTGGGAATGCGCTGGTACAGGCAGAGAAAGAGTTTCGGTATGGGATGACAAAATCTACCCAGTTGATAGAAGCGGAAAATGACCTGGAGATGGCGGAACTGGATTACCAGAATGCCATTTTCAATCAGCGCAGGGCGGCGATAGAAGTGATGCGCTCTACCCAGGAACTGGATATCAGCAAGCTGTATTAG
- a CDS encoding TonB-dependent receptor — protein MMNGNAFVKTLFSIAFIFFVVPCTTYAQDAVIRGVIREAGNQAGPIAGASVSITRKIDSVLVKTAVSDKEGKFELIGVPPGNYRLTAYVIGFNPYTLNALLVSAGNSALQLEEIRLVANTKDLKEIAVIGQKAFIEQQTDKLVVNVDASVTNVGSNVLEILQKSPGVAVDKDGNISLRGKQGVTVMIDGKPSYLSGADLTKLLSNMNASQLSQLEIIANPGARFDAAGNAGIINIKTKKNTAAGFNGSVTLGYGQGSYWRTDNALSLNYRNRKINTFLNYNYGIRNGFTELNIKRRFFESEGKTTGLYDQPSRMTFRSTLHNLKVGMDYFVSARTTIGFAATGRIQVMPSDNASDAHFLDRKGVLDSIVQTRANTKSELKNAGVNLNLSHQFDSAKILTADIDYLRYHSTNHQFFTNSSFAAGTQTAKEAVQGDLPVKIDVYSLKADYTQTFRNLLKMESGLKISQVKTNNLAGYLRRMADDPFLPDYGISNNFLYEENINALYLNFAREVKQWTLQAGLRFENTNYKGHQLGNPERTDTTFTRHYNNLFPNVFVGYKIDSLNEISFSYGRRIDRPAYRTLNPFLYYVNKYTYEVGNPLLLPQYTNNFSVSYGHNGKFTATASYAATSNYFAVVFRSRNKESIYTQDNLGKLQTIGLSLNQALSVGKWWTINLNADLLYKKVTGFVNGADLETSAYTARIGASNQFAIGKGWAAELSGYYNSKDVDGQYTTKGFGQADIGISKLVWNNKGTFRLNARDIFYSQIIYGTILYNNVEESYVQSADTRVVNLSFTYRFGKKLNAPARNKGNSTEQEQRRIN, from the coding sequence ATGATGAATGGTAATGCCTTTGTGAAGACCCTTTTTAGTATTGCATTTATTTTCTTCGTCGTTCCATGTACGACATATGCCCAGGATGCGGTTATCCGGGGTGTGATCAGAGAAGCCGGTAACCAGGCGGGGCCGATTGCGGGTGCTTCCGTTAGTATTACCCGTAAAATAGACTCCGTACTGGTGAAAACAGCGGTATCTGATAAAGAAGGAAAGTTTGAACTGATCGGGGTGCCGCCAGGCAACTACCGGCTGACGGCGTATGTAATCGGCTTTAATCCGTATACATTAAATGCACTATTGGTGAGTGCCGGCAATAGCGCATTGCAGTTGGAAGAAATCAGACTGGTGGCCAATACGAAGGACCTGAAAGAAATAGCCGTGATCGGGCAGAAAGCATTCATTGAGCAGCAAACAGATAAGTTAGTGGTAAACGTTGACGCATCTGTTACCAATGTAGGCAGCAATGTATTGGAGATCCTGCAGAAGTCGCCCGGCGTGGCGGTTGATAAAGACGGCAATATAAGTCTGAGAGGAAAACAGGGCGTAACCGTTATGATCGACGGGAAGCCCAGTTATCTATCAGGTGCAGACCTGACGAAACTGTTGAGTAATATGAATGCCAGTCAGCTCAGCCAGCTGGAGATCATCGCCAATCCCGGCGCCAGGTTCGACGCGGCGGGTAATGCAGGTATCATCAACATCAAAACAAAAAAGAATACAGCTGCGGGCTTTAATGGTTCGGTGACATTGGGCTACGGGCAAGGTAGCTACTGGCGTACAGACAATGCGCTGAGTCTTAATTACAGGAACAGGAAGATTAATACTTTCCTGAATTATAACTATGGTATCAGGAACGGATTTACGGAGTTGAATATCAAAAGAAGGTTCTTTGAAAGCGAGGGGAAAACGACGGGTTTATATGATCAGCCTTCCCGGATGACTTTCCGGAGTACCCTGCACAATCTTAAAGTGGGGATGGATTATTTTGTATCAGCTCGTACCACCATCGGCTTTGCTGCCACCGGCCGGATCCAGGTAATGCCTTCGGATAATGCCAGTGATGCGCATTTTCTGGATCGGAAAGGGGTATTGGATTCTATCGTACAAACCCGCGCCAATACAAAAAGTGAGTTGAAAAACGCGGGCGTCAACCTGAATCTGTCGCACCAGTTTGATTCAGCAAAGATACTCACCGCGGATATTGACTATTTACGCTATCATTCCACGAATCATCAGTTCTTTACCAATAGCAGTTTTGCGGCTGGTACACAAACGGCAAAAGAAGCCGTACAGGGAGATTTACCGGTGAAAATTGATGTCTACTCCCTGAAAGCAGATTATACCCAAACGTTTCGTAATCTCCTGAAAATGGAAAGCGGCTTGAAGATCAGCCAGGTAAAAACGAATAACCTGGCCGGGTATCTGCGCCGGATGGCAGATGACCCCTTCTTACCGGATTATGGGATCTCCAACAACTTTCTGTACGAAGAGAATATCAATGCCCTTTACCTGAACTTTGCCAGAGAGGTGAAGCAATGGACGCTGCAGGCCGGCTTACGCTTTGAGAATACGAATTACAAAGGCCACCAGTTAGGGAATCCGGAGCGAACAGATACCACCTTTACCCGCCATTACAACAACTTATTCCCGAATGTTTTTGTCGGATATAAAATTGACAGTCTGAATGAAATCAGTTTTTCCTATGGCAGGCGGATAGACCGTCCCGCTTACAGAACCTTGAATCCGTTCCTGTATTACGTCAACAAGTATACTTATGAAGTCGGGAATCCTTTATTGTTGCCGCAGTATACCAATAACTTCAGTGTCAGCTACGGGCATAACGGGAAATTCACGGCTACTGCCAGCTATGCAGCGACCAGCAATTATTTCGCGGTTGTTTTCAGGTCCCGGAATAAGGAGTCCATCTACACGCAGGACAACCTGGGTAAATTGCAGACAATCGGACTATCGCTGAATCAGGCTTTATCCGTAGGAAAGTGGTGGACTATTAACCTGAATGCAGATTTGTTGTATAAAAAGGTAACAGGTTTCGTCAATGGCGCTGATCTGGAAACCAGTGCCTATACAGCCAGGATAGGCGCCAGCAACCAGTTTGCCATCGGAAAAGGGTGGGCTGCAGAGCTTTCCGGCTATTATAACAGCAAAGATGTAGATGGGCAGTATACAACAAAAGGATTTGGCCAGGCGGATATAGGTATATCCAAACTGGTATGGAATAATAAAGGAACATTCAGATTAAATGCCAGGGATATTTTTTATTCCCAGATCATATACGGCACCATTCTGTATAATAATGTAGAGGAAAGTTATGTGCAAAGCGCCGATACCAGGGTCGTGAATCTTTCATTCACCTATCGTTTTGGCAAGAAATTAAATGCGCCTGCCAGGAATAAAGGCAACAGTACAGAACAGGAGCAACGAAGAATCAATTAA